From the Panthera leo isolate Ple1 chromosome C1, P.leo_Ple1_pat1.1, whole genome shotgun sequence genome, one window contains:
- the CNR2 gene encoding cannabinoid receptor 2 gives MERRWVMEAANGCKDGLDFNPMKEYMVLNASQRIAIAVLCTSLALLSALENLAVLYLILSSHRLRRKPSYLFISSLAVADFLASVIFACNFVNFHVFHGVDSKAVFLLKIGSVTITFTASVGSLLLTAIDRYLCLCYPPTYKALLTRGRALATLGIMWVLSAFVSYLPLMGWTCCPSPCSELFPLIPNDYLLGWLLFIAFLFFGIIYTYGHVLWKAHQHVASLAEHQDRQVPGMARMRLDVRLAKTLGVVLAVLFICWFPVLALMVYSLTATLSDQVKKVFAFCSLLCLVNSMVNPIIYALRSGEIRSSAHRCLAHWRKHLRRRGLEGSKEVPRSSVTETEADVKITPWPDSRGLYCSDC, from the coding sequence ATGGAGAGACGCTGGGTGATGGAGGCGGCCAATGGCTGCAAGGATGGCTTGGATTTCAACCCCATGAAAGAGTACATGGTCCTGAATGCTTCCCAGAGGATCGCTATTGCGGTGCTGTGCACCTCCCTGGCCCTGCTAAGCGCCCTGGAGAACCTGGCTGTGCTCTACCTGATCCTGTCTTCCCACCGGCTCCGCAGGAAGCCTTCGTATCTGTTCATCAGCAGCTTGGCTGTGGCTGACTTCCTGGCCAGCGTGATCTTTGCTTGCAACTTCGTCAATTTCCACGTCTTCCACGGTGTGGACTCTAAGGCTGTCTTCCTGCTGAAGATTGGCAGCGTGACCATTACCTTCACAGCCTCTGTAGGCAGCCTACTGCTGACCGCCATTGACCGCTACCTCTGTCTGTGCTACCCACCCACATACAAAGCCCTACTCACCCGTGGGAGGGCGCTGGCAACCCTGGGCATCATGTGGGTCCTCTCAGCATTTGTCTCCTACCTGCCCCTTATGGGATGGACCTGCTGTCCCAGTCCCTGCTCTGAGCTTTTCCCCCTGATTCCCAATGACTATCTGCTGGGCTGGCTCCTGTTCATTGCCTTCCTCTTCTTTGGCATCATCTACACTTACGGGCATGTCCTCTGGAAGGCCCATCAGCATGTAGCCAGCTTGGCTGAACACCAGGACAGGCAGGTGCCAGGAATGGCACGGATGAGGCTGGATGTGAGGTTGGCCAAGACCCTGGGGGTGGTGCTGGCTGTGCTTTTCATCTGCTGGTTCCCGGTGCTGGCCCTCATGGTCTACAGCCTGACCGCCACCCTAAGCGACCAGGTCAAGAAGGTCTTCGCCTTCTGCTCCTTGCTCTGCCTTGTCAACTCCATGGTCAACCCCATTATCTATGCCCTGAGGAGTGGGGAGATCCGCTCCTCTGCCCACCGCTGCCTGGCCCACTGGAGGAAGCATCTGAGGAGACGTGGGCTTGAAGGAAGCAAAGAAGTCCCGAGGTCCTCAGTTACTGAGACAGAGGCTGATGTGAAAATCACCCCGTGGCCAGATTCCAGAGGACTATACTGCTCTGATTGCTGA